The proteins below come from a single Drosophila miranda strain MSH22 chromosome Y unlocalized genomic scaffold, D.miranda_PacBio2.1 Contig_Y1_pilon, whole genome shotgun sequence genomic window:
- the LOC117191091 gene encoding LOW QUALITY PROTEIN: uncharacterized protein LOC117191091 (The sequence of the model RefSeq protein was modified relative to this genomic sequence to represent the inferred CDS: substituted 2 bases at 2 genomic stop codons), with product MSKFHTLMGTLLDYFLLFVLRMIGNMSSPIYEHYRCAPSRQHAGGXTPNNMQEXEPAPSLEQRTGTENLLMDSLEPEPLANMFNSLQLMAINVVNQMQTALQNRVTSKVSTNLPGLDAFHQCEPSSSCYFFIDLRNTTNRFKDSQEEFGNSTSHLSNDKNNNADDTAGSSAKKSMQRQRSISECSDNSFDICFEDDDESSVQHTACSDDEEDYEQFEVCECINDSSTTNKKVRFNLKPEVHVMLAWDFAYRAARKSEWQVMARDRFRFQQRIHRVAPILNPILTPNHREQVYKARFRNVE from the exons ATGTCGAAATTTCACACCCTTATGGGTACGTTGCTTGACTATTTCCTTCTCTTTGTTCTTCGAATGATTGGAAACATGAGCTCCCCAATATACGAGCACTATCGATGCGCGCCGTCGCGCCAGCATGCTGGAGGGTAGACACCTAACAATATGCAGGAATAAGAGCCAGCGCCTTCGCTTGAACAGCGAACGGGTACGGAGAACCTGCTCATGGATTCACTGGAGCCAGAACCTTTGGCCAACATGTTCAATTCTCTCCAATTAATGGCGATTAATGTTGTCAACCAAATGCAAACGGCCTTGCAGAATCGAGTGACGTCGAAGGTGTCAACAAACCTGCCTGGGCTCGATGCGTTTCATCAATGCGAACCGTCGTCTTCTTGCTACTTTTTTATCGATCTGCGAAACACTACAAACCGCTTTAAGGACTCTCAAGAAGAGTTTGGCAATAGCACTAGTCATCTATCCAACGACAAGAACAATAATGCTGATGACACGGCTGGTTCATCTGCTAAGAAGTCTATGCAGCGGCAGAGGAGTATTTCGGAATGCAGCGATAATAGTTTTGATATTTGCTTCGAGGACGATGACGAAAGTAGCGTGCAACACACAGCATGCAGCGATGATGAGGAGGATTACGAACAGTTTGAGGTGTGTGAGTGCATCAACGACAGCTcgacaacaaacaaaaag GTGCGTTTCAACTTGAAGCCCGAAGTACATGTTATGCTCGCCTGGGACTTTGCTTATCGGGCAGCGCGGAAGAGCGAGTGGCAAGTGATGGCTCGGGATCGTTTCCGATTCCAGCAGAGGATACATCGTGTAGCTCCAATTCTAAATCCCATCCTGACTCCAAATCACAGAGAACAAGTCTACAAGGCTCGATTCCGCAATGTAGAATAA